The Cellulophaga lytica DSM 7489 nucleotide sequence TTTTCCAAATCAGTTAGCCATTCCATAAAGTCGTGAATATCATATTCAACAACTTTATAGTTTTTCCAATCGTCAGTTAGAAATAATTCCGCAAATTCTTTTTCAGGCCAAACAGGAATAACACTCAAATCATTTGAGCCTATCATAACATATTTATCTTCATCATCAGAAATAAGATATATGGTTTCAAAGTCAGCTACTTTTCTCAATAGGTATCCATATCTTTCTTTTGAGTCAAGTCCAAAAACGTTATTTATTTTCTGTTGGTTCATTCAAATGTTTTACAACGTTAGGTATAACCGAAGTTACGGGATTAAAGTTAACGTTTTTCGGCTTGTCACAGACATTAGCAATTGTGAGTGGATTCGGACGTAGTCGAATCCGCCGTAATTGTGGTTATATATTGTTAGCTTTTAGTGCTTATTTTAATTGGCATTTCAATTCCGTTGTGATTTTCATTCTACGTTTGAGTGTGAATTTAGATTTTTGTTTTTCCAATAATTAATTTGAATTTTGGCTGTTGCTATTGTTGAGCCTATCATTAAAAAGTAAATCATAATATGCTTTTTCTGAAAAAAACTTTCAGAAAATATATCAGTTATGCTTAATGTCAACAAAAATATTCCTACAAACCACAATAGTGTAAATAAAATCAAATTCTTTCTTGTTGGATTTTTTATGAAATTTCTTTTAACTGTTTCCATTTGTTTATTTTTTGTTGTCTGTTTTTCTTAATTAAAAAGTCCTTTTTCTGTTTCAGAATTCTGTTTTCGCAAACTTGCTAATGCATTAAAGCTAACGGTTTCGTATAACCGTCAGTTACGGGTTAAATTAGCATTTATTTTCGGTTTGGCACAGGCGTTAGCAATTCCGAGTGGATTCGGGCGTAGTCGAATCCGCCGTAATTGCGGTTATACATTGTTGGCAACTGGCTTTTATTTTGCATTATTGTAATATTCGATTTTAAAGTGTTTTTCAATACTCAATATTAAATTGAAAACATAATCAAAATACTCTTCTGAATTATCTCGGGCAAATTCCCTAACGAAGAAATTTTGTAATGTTGGGATTTCTTTATAATTCAGTCCTACAATTTTTTTACTGTCCGAATCTGATTTGTCAATTAAGTCAATAGTGTTTTCGGAATCTCTTAAAATCTTTTTAGGGTCGTAATGAGAAAATCCATTTCTTATAGTTTCTTGAAATTCTGTCAATTCTTTAAACTGCGTTTTAGAAATGATTTTTAGTTCTTTGCACTTTTTGATTGTCGCTCCCATTTTCCAATTCGAGTATTTATCAGATACCGAATAAGTCTTATTCCAATCCGTAATTTTTTTAGGTTGTGTCCCCGAAGCTTTTTGAATTAATGCTAATTTTA carries:
- a CDS encoding DUF2750 domain-containing protein, whose amino-acid sequence is MNQQKINNVFGLDSKERYGYLLRKVADFETIYLISDDEDKYVMIGSNDLSVIPVWPEKEFAELFLTDDWKNYKVVEYDIHDFMEWLTDLEKENVELAGFPNSDFNTIHVSAVDMKNHLLFELSQYE